In Ailuropoda melanoleuca isolate Jingjing unplaced genomic scaffold, ASM200744v2 unplaced-scaffold31243, whole genome shotgun sequence, the genomic window CACTGGTTCCAGTTACAGGGCATGGTGATATGATTCAGACTGTGACTCATTTTCTGTATGATTTTGTTGGTTTCCAATGTATGGTAATAGGTAGGGTAGTCAAGTTTGACCAGAGCATGGCTGTAAACATCCATGAGATAGGAGATGAGACCCTTGGCCCGGTACTCAGGCAGAGTACCCCCCATCCGTATCTCGCCTGTCTGGTCCATCAGGCTCCAGGACACAAGGGTCCCCTCGGGCCCCAGCAGGCCGAAGGTGGGGAAGGTCCGGATACAGCGCTCGATGAATCTCTGGCTCCTCTCATTGCC contains:
- the LOC117795029 gene encoding glycine N-phenylacetyltransferase-like, with protein sequence MFKLSSMDGTHAALVNKFWHFGGNERSQRFIERCIRTFPTFGLLGPEGTLVSWSLMDQTGEIRMGGTLPEYRAKGLISYLMDVYSHALVKLDYPTYYHTLETNKIIQKMSHSLNHITMPCNWNQWHCVPL